Genomic window (Cloacibacillus sp. An23):
TCGCTGCGCATCCTCAAAATATCGTACAGCTCCCGCGCCGTGAGCTTCGGGAAAGTCTTTATCATCCAGTCCATAAAAAACTGCTCCTTCCGTTGTTCACAGTCTGTCTCCCGTCACGCGCGAGGCGATGAAGCGCGCTGCCTCCTCCGGCGACACGCCGCATGTGTCCACCTCAGTGCCGAACGCGTCGAACTCGCGCCGGCGCTCTATACATCGCGCGACGACGCCGGAGTCGCGCAGCCCGGCCTCAACGCCGCACGTCAGCCTGCGCGCGAGCTCATCCTCCGAAGCCGTCAGCGTAAAAAGGGAAAAATCAACGCCTCTCATATCGAGCCGCGAAAGCACATCGTCCACTATTTCACGCCTGTGCATCACCCAGCAGAAAATCACGTTGTCCCGCCCTTCGAAGGCGAGATAGCCGTTCAGCATAAAGGCGAT
Coding sequences:
- a CDS encoding AAA family ATPase, whose amino-acid sequence is MFINGVMGAGKSSVSRELKRLLAPSFFLDGDWCWDMSPFAPDGAARALVLRNIAFMLNGYLAFEGRDNVIFCWVMHRREIVDDVLSRLDMRGVDFSLFTLTASEDELARRLTCGVEAGLRDSGVVARCIERRREFDAFGTEVDTCGVSPEEAARFIASRVTGDRL